Proteins encoded together in one Cyprinus carpio isolate SPL01 chromosome B14, ASM1834038v1, whole genome shotgun sequence window:
- the LOC109101569 gene encoding beta-crystallin B1-like, which produces MSSSGEKKTASQTDGKAAQTKKSEMGMMSYKMYVFDQENFQGRMIEINAECMNVCEMGMDRVRSLRVECGPFVGFEQMNFCGEMYILEKGEYPRWDSWSNCQKNDYLLSFRPVRMDPEKHKICLYEVGEYKGRKMEIMDDDVPSLFSYGFTDRVGSIMVSCGTWVGYQYPGYRGSQYLLEKGEYRHFNEYGARCPQFQSVRRIRDMQWHPHGCYTMASK; this is translated from the exons ATGTCTTCCAGTGGAGAAAAAAAGACTGCCTCCCAGACCGACGGCAAGGCAGCCCAGACAAAGAAGTCTGAGATGGGCATGATGTCCTACAAG ATGTATGTGTTCGACCAGGAAAACTTCCAGGGGCGCATGATTGAGATTAACGCTGAATGCATGAATGTTTGTGAAATGGGCATGGACAGAGTTCGCTCACTACGTGTGGAGTGTGGCCC TTTTGTGGGCTTTGAGCAGATGAACTTCTGCGGTGAGATGTACATCCTGGAGAAGGGCGAGTATCCTCGTTGGGATTCTTGGAGCAACTGCCAGAAGAACGACTACCTGCTTTCCTTCAGACCTGTCAGAATG GACCCTGAGAAGCACAAGATCTGCCTGTATGAGGTGGGCGAGTACAAGGGCCGCAAGATGGAGATCATGGATGATGACGTTCCTAGCCTGTTCTCCTATGGATTCACTGACAGAGTTGGCAGCATCATGGTCAGCTGTGGAAC CTGGGTGGGCTATCAGTACCCCGGATACCGTGGCAGCCAGTACCTGCTGGAGAAGGGTGAATACAGACACTTTAACGAGTACGGTGCCCGTTGCCCTCAGTTTCAGTCTGTGAGGCGTATCCGTGACATGCAGTGGCACCCACACGGCTGCTACACCATGGCCAGCAAGTGA